In the genome of Palaemon carinicauda isolate YSFRI2023 chromosome 20, ASM3689809v2, whole genome shotgun sequence, one region contains:
- the LOC137660256 gene encoding uncharacterized protein, whose protein sequence is MLTTADRCALLVIQALACLGLVGGLSMWMNKGYSASAVIFVATGGSITVTIMGGLLWTTCRKQDSNTSPDVDPPPKYRLTWRKEFLKSIPDHLKADIDENFGLKKKRKDRKRKSTQVIWTSEVHPVTELPVGASRDVGSLEQDPSGSPVLDNRRQNPAVIAGIHGRSYSMPSQTMYLGHQYSGRSPARSFTRGASPMYDTHIDDGLPSYEDVERWF, encoded by the exons ATGCTCACTACGGCCGAT CGCTGTGCTCTCCTGGTCATCCAAGCGTTGGCCTGCTTAGGCCTAGTCGGTGGCCTGTCAATGTGGATGAACAAAGGCTACTCCGCCTCAGCTGTGATCTTCGTCGCTACTGGAG GTTCGATAACAGTAACCATAATGGGAGGCCTCTTGTGGACCACATGCCGGAAACAGGACTCGAACACTTCCCCTGATGTTGACCCACCACCAAAATACAGACTGACCTGGCGGAAAGAATTCCTGAAATCCATCCCCGATCACCTGAAAGCTGACATCGATGAAAATTTCGGcttgaagaagaaaagaaaagacagaaaaAGGAAAAGCACTCAGGTGATATGGACCTCCGAAGTACACCCAGTCACAGAGCTTCCTGTGGGAGCTTCTAGGGACGTGGGTTCACTAGAGCAGGACCCCAGTGGAAGTCCAGTTCTAGACAATAGAAGACAAAATCCAGCAGTGATTGCTGGAATCCATGGCCGGAGTTATTCCATGCCTTCTCAGACGATGTACCTTGGTCATCAATACTCAGGAAGGTCTCCTGCAAGGAGTTTTACCAGAGGGGCTTCTCCTATGTATGACACTCATATCGACGATGGTCTGCCCAGCTACGAGGATGTAGAGAGATGGTTCTGA
- the LOC137660257 gene encoding uncharacterized protein isoform X1, translated as MRNSSYADRCLMFVVVVVAVGVIFGGVMSLVNSGYNLTGMVVLGSGVLILLMTIPLGILITWTTESPSTNSSEELSPNQDPPPKYRHTWRKEYIETSPEDIRGELQKTLDQAPSRGSKRGSIPLIWTVDTEFKTHIHDTPSEAPSLTNNRHTSVSLVSIASTRSLSESQNRGRSASQWTSVSIGSRGRSISCSVILEDDYDKGLPSYEEVQSG; from the exons ATGAGGAACTCCTCGTATGCAGAC AGATGTCTTATGTTCGTGGTAGTGGTGGTAGCAGTTGGTGTAATCTTCGGCGGAGTAATGTCGCTAGTGAATTCCGGGTACAACCTGACTGGTATGGTTGTTCTTGGGAGTGGAG TTTTGATACTACTTATGACGATACCGCTAGGCATCTTAATCACATGGACAACTGAAAGTCCCTCAACCAACTCGAGCGAAGAGTTATCACCCAATCAAGATCCTCCTCCAAAATACAGGCACACATGGAGGAAGGAATACATCGAAACTAGTCCAGAAGACATACGGGGTGAACTCCAGAAGACGCTAGACCAGGCACCTTCGCGTGGATCAAAACGGGGAAGCATTCCTCTCATATGGACAGTAGACACGGAGTTTAAGACTCACATTCATGATACACCATCCGAAGCACCATCTTTGACAAACAACAGACATACTTCAGTTTCTCTCGTATCCATCGCAAGTACCAGGTCTTTGTCTGAGTCTCAGAATAGAGGAAGATCTGCCTCTCAGTGGACTTCAGTCTCTATTGGGTCTAGAGGGCGATCGATAAGTTGCAGTGTCATACTAGAAGATGACTATGACAAGGGTTTGCCAAGTTATGAGGAAGTGCAGAGTGGGTGA
- the LOC137660257 gene encoding uncharacterized protein isoform X2, with protein MASLTFNHRCLMFVVVVVAVGVIFGGVMSLVNSGYNLTGMVVLGSGVLILLMTIPLGILITWTTESPSTNSSEELSPNQDPPPKYRHTWRKEYIETSPEDIRGELQKTLDQAPSRGSKRGSIPLIWTVDTEFKTHIHDTPSEAPSLTNNRHTSVSLVSIASTRSLSESQNRGRSASQWTSVSIGSRGRSISCSVILEDDYDKGLPSYEEVQSG; from the exons ATGGCGTCACTAACCTTCAACCAT AGATGTCTTATGTTCGTGGTAGTGGTGGTAGCAGTTGGTGTAATCTTCGGCGGAGTAATGTCGCTAGTGAATTCCGGGTACAACCTGACTGGTATGGTTGTTCTTGGGAGTGGAG TTTTGATACTACTTATGACGATACCGCTAGGCATCTTAATCACATGGACAACTGAAAGTCCCTCAACCAACTCGAGCGAAGAGTTATCACCCAATCAAGATCCTCCTCCAAAATACAGGCACACATGGAGGAAGGAATACATCGAAACTAGTCCAGAAGACATACGGGGTGAACTCCAGAAGACGCTAGACCAGGCACCTTCGCGTGGATCAAAACGGGGAAGCATTCCTCTCATATGGACAGTAGACACGGAGTTTAAGACTCACATTCATGATACACCATCCGAAGCACCATCTTTGACAAACAACAGACATACTTCAGTTTCTCTCGTATCCATCGCAAGTACCAGGTCTTTGTCTGAGTCTCAGAATAGAGGAAGATCTGCCTCTCAGTGGACTTCAGTCTCTATTGGGTCTAGAGGGCGATCGATAAGTTGCAGTGTCATACTAGAAGATGACTATGACAAGGGTTTGCCAAGTTATGAGGAAGTGCAGAGTGGGTGA